A genome region from Nocardiopsis exhalans includes the following:
- a CDS encoding phage distal tail protein: MSDLTEGQIRWRERLLFDGRDLALVDLQGWDDLPEVESGNVERPSRHGAWPGRALVGQRFVTATGVLTSARNLQAMSAVLTPLRRALTLPGDARQHPLTIRVGGQTLTSYGQVSARSIPGGPGYQAARPTVVVQWTCPDPRRYGRGRATQINAPRPSDDGLEYPLEYPLDYGEPARGGSAVLTNGGDTASHPVVTITGPCTRPRLINRNTGRTLEFHLALAETDTLVIDCERGTVTVNSNDGFHTLSTASVPPEHWTLEPGSNPVHFRPETSGHGAGASIVWNDAHI, from the coding sequence ATGAGTGACCTGACCGAAGGCCAGATCCGCTGGCGCGAACGCCTGCTGTTCGACGGCCGTGACCTGGCCCTGGTCGACCTCCAGGGCTGGGACGACCTACCCGAGGTGGAGAGCGGGAACGTCGAGCGCCCCTCACGCCACGGAGCCTGGCCCGGCCGGGCCCTGGTGGGACAGCGGTTCGTCACCGCCACCGGGGTGCTGACCAGTGCACGGAACCTCCAAGCGATGTCCGCCGTGCTCACCCCGTTGCGCCGGGCCCTGACCCTGCCCGGGGACGCCCGGCAGCACCCGCTCACCATCCGGGTCGGCGGGCAGACGCTCACCTCCTACGGGCAGGTCAGCGCCAGGTCCATCCCAGGCGGCCCCGGATACCAGGCGGCCCGGCCCACCGTGGTCGTGCAGTGGACCTGCCCCGATCCCCGCAGGTACGGGCGCGGCCGGGCCACCCAGATCAACGCGCCCCGCCCCAGCGATGACGGCCTGGAGTATCCGCTGGAGTACCCGCTCGACTACGGAGAACCGGCGCGGGGAGGGTCGGCGGTCCTCACCAACGGCGGCGACACCGCCAGCCATCCGGTCGTCACGATCACCGGACCGTGTACCCGCCCCCGGCTGATCAACCGGAACACCGGCCGGACCCTGGAGTTCCATCTGGCCCTGGCCGAGACCGACACCCTGGTCATCGACTGCGAGCGGGGCACGGTCACCGTCAACAGCAACGACGGTTTCCACACCCTGAGCACCGCGTCGGTCCCGCCCGAGCACTGGACCCTGGAGCCCGGCTCCAACCCGGTCCACTTCCGCCCCGAGACCTCGGGGCACGGCGCGGGCGCCAGCATCGTCTGGAACGACGCCCACATCTGA
- a CDS encoding peptidoglycan recognition protein family protein gives MSRLVSRSAWGARAPRSRTSTTWAARSGFTVHYSAGPPTQTPRQIQNFHMDGQGWADVGYNFLVDRQGNVYEGRGWLAVGAHAAPHNTSHIGVCFIGRDGDATPAAKAAIRGLYDEANRRAGKTLSRSWHGGLSGNSTSCPGADLRSWVRAGMPVPGSGGDASQTSPPPSAPAFPGPILIQPPVRHTETCRRWQQRMRERGWRITVDGWYGPASARVCRQFQTEKGFSVDGRVGPQTWAGAWTAPVT, from the coding sequence ATGTCACGTCTTGTCAGCCGGTCTGCGTGGGGCGCCCGTGCCCCTCGAAGCCGGACCTCCACCACATGGGCGGCCCGAAGTGGGTTCACCGTCCACTACTCCGCGGGCCCGCCCACCCAGACCCCGCGCCAGATCCAGAACTTCCACATGGACGGCCAGGGCTGGGCGGACGTGGGCTACAACTTCCTGGTCGACCGCCAGGGCAACGTCTACGAGGGCCGCGGCTGGCTCGCCGTGGGCGCGCACGCCGCCCCGCACAACACCTCGCACATCGGGGTGTGCTTCATCGGCCGCGACGGCGACGCCACCCCGGCGGCCAAGGCGGCGATCCGCGGACTGTACGACGAGGCCAACCGGCGCGCGGGCAAAACCCTGTCCCGCAGTTGGCACGGTGGCCTGTCCGGGAACAGCACCTCCTGTCCGGGCGCGGACCTGCGCTCCTGGGTCCGGGCAGGAATGCCCGTCCCCGGCAGCGGTGGGGACGCGTCGCAGACATCCCCGCCCCCGTCGGCGCCGGCCTTCCCCGGTCCGATCCTGATCCAGCCCCCGGTGCGCCACACCGAGACCTGCCGTCGTTGGCAGCAGCGGATGCGTGAGCGCGGGTGGCGGATCACCGTGGACGGTTGGTACGGGCCCGCTTCCGCACGCGTCTGCCGACAGTTCCAGACCGAGAAGGGGTTCTCGGTGGACGGCCGGGTCGGCCCCCAGACCTGGGCGGGGGCCTGGACGGCCCCCGTCACCTGA
- a CDS encoding ISL3 family transposase yields MACDVKELLKIVFSGLLPLIIEAIDDGPTIGLRTRTPDQPSPCPVCGTPSVKVHAYHQRTLTDTPVDGKNVHVTVRIRRLVCSTRGCPRQTFREQLPGVLVRYQRRTPRLATQIGAVARELAGRAGARLLKALAAPVSKNTALRTLMRLPLPRHPVPRVLGVDDFALRKGRRYATVLTDTTTNARIEVLPDRTADTLETWLRDRPGIEVVVRDGFAAYAEAVRRALPDAVQVADRWHLWHNLSEAVRKDVASHSTCWAKAGPPLQKLDRQESTLERWHHIHDLLDQGVGLMECARRLNLSLNTIKRYARIGEPDRLRQAPQYRAGLVDPYRDYLRKRKEENPAVPVQRLFGEISRLGYEGSLNLLYKYINQGRLDSDREAISPKAFSALLLAHPNRLTPEESQTLAELTGACPEMARLGDHISGFAQLLAPAPGNAEALTGWIAGVGEDDLPHLHAFTRGLDQDRAAVDAALTLPFHNGGTEGVNTRSKLLKRQMYGRAGFPLLRHRILLQ; encoded by the coding sequence GTGGCGTGTGACGTTAAAGAACTCCTGAAGATCGTCTTCTCCGGCCTGCTGCCCCTGATCATCGAGGCCATCGACGACGGACCCACCATCGGGCTGCGGACCCGCACCCCCGACCAGCCGTCTCCTTGCCCGGTCTGCGGCACCCCCTCCGTCAAGGTGCACGCCTACCACCAGCGCACCCTCACCGACACCCCCGTCGACGGCAAGAACGTGCACGTCACGGTGCGCATACGACGTTTGGTGTGCTCAACCCGCGGTTGCCCCCGCCAAACGTTTCGGGAACAGCTCCCCGGCGTCCTGGTCCGCTACCAGCGGCGCACGCCCCGTCTGGCCACCCAGATCGGCGCGGTAGCGCGGGAGCTGGCAGGCCGGGCCGGCGCCCGGCTGCTCAAGGCCCTGGCCGCACCGGTCTCGAAGAACACCGCGCTACGGACCCTGATGCGCCTGCCCCTTCCCAGGCATCCGGTGCCCCGTGTACTGGGGGTGGACGACTTCGCGCTACGCAAAGGCCGCCGGTATGCCACCGTGCTCACTGACACGACCACCAACGCCCGTATCGAGGTCCTGCCCGACCGCACCGCCGACACCTTGGAAACTTGGCTGCGCGACCGTCCTGGGATCGAGGTCGTGGTGCGCGACGGGTTCGCCGCCTACGCCGAGGCCGTCCGCCGAGCATTGCCCGACGCTGTGCAGGTCGCCGACCGCTGGCACCTGTGGCACAACCTGTCCGAGGCGGTGCGCAAAGACGTCGCCTCCCACAGCACCTGCTGGGCCAAGGCCGGACCTCCCCTCCAGAAGCTGGACCGTCAGGAGTCCACCCTCGAGCGCTGGCACCACATCCACGACCTGCTCGACCAGGGCGTGGGGCTGATGGAGTGCGCCCGCCGACTCAACCTGTCCTTGAACACCATCAAGCGCTACGCCCGCATCGGCGAGCCCGACCGGCTGCGCCAAGCCCCGCAGTACCGCGCTGGCCTGGTCGACCCCTACCGCGACTACCTACGCAAACGAAAGGAGGAGAACCCGGCCGTGCCCGTGCAACGGCTCTTCGGCGAGATCAGCCGACTCGGCTATGAGGGCAGCCTCAACCTGCTCTACAAGTACATCAACCAGGGTCGACTCGACAGCGACCGGGAAGCGATCTCACCCAAGGCCTTCAGCGCGCTGCTCCTGGCCCACCCCAACCGGCTCACACCCGAGGAGAGCCAGACTCTCGCCGAGCTGACCGGGGCCTGCCCGGAGATGGCCCGGCTTGGCGACCACATCAGCGGCTTCGCCCAGCTCCTGGCACCTGCCCCGGGCAACGCCGAGGCCCTGACCGGGTGGATTGCCGGAGTTGGTGAGGACGATCTGCCGCACCTTCACGCCTTCACCCGCGGCCTGGACCAGGACCGGGCCGCGGTCGACGCGGCCCTGACCCTGCCCTTCCACAACGGAGGCACGGAGGGTGTGAACACCAGGTCGAAGCTGCTCAAACGCCAGATGTACGGGCGAGCCGGGTTCCCGTTGCTCCGCCACCGCATCCTCCTGCAGTGA
- a CDS encoding phage tail domain-containing protein — protein sequence MPIVYLPPVPPPPPPKTWPRIEAPPAKRLVWIAPDGTRLDLTSDPYRSLTGRGGFGLPEQEITTDRFGNGEGLLRDIRVAPRVLTVPLLVIGTDQERYLRAHRSLQRALRHRTPSGIRPGRLRVELPDGSAREISCYYQGGLDAAEDELDDLSACAQAYPNLEFHAPDPYFEGPEQVVSWRVENDPRAFYPIYPITLGTSQVGEATVITNPGDAPAHPVWTLVGPGRPVVTNTETGAEWAFERALEPGQRVTVDCRPVASAPDSGLTAVDGDGEDWWPHLAEWPHLFPLEPGENRLRVGLADATAESTVRVAFRPRYQAGW from the coding sequence ATGCCCATCGTCTACCTACCGCCCGTCCCACCGCCGCCACCGCCGAAGACCTGGCCCCGGATCGAGGCCCCGCCCGCCAAGCGCCTGGTGTGGATCGCCCCGGACGGCACCCGGCTGGACCTGACCTCGGACCCCTACCGCTCACTCACCGGGCGCGGCGGCTTCGGGCTGCCCGAACAGGAGATCACCACCGACCGCTTCGGCAACGGTGAGGGACTGCTCCGCGACATCCGGGTCGCACCCCGGGTGCTCACCGTCCCCCTGCTGGTCATCGGCACCGACCAGGAACGCTACCTGCGGGCCCACCGGAGCCTCCAGCGGGCCCTGCGGCACCGCACCCCCTCCGGGATCCGACCCGGCCGCCTCCGGGTGGAACTGCCCGACGGCTCAGCGCGGGAGATCTCCTGCTACTACCAGGGCGGCCTGGACGCCGCCGAGGACGAACTGGACGACCTGTCCGCCTGCGCTCAGGCCTACCCCAACCTGGAGTTCCATGCCCCGGACCCCTACTTCGAGGGCCCCGAGCAGGTCGTCTCCTGGCGGGTGGAGAACGACCCCCGCGCCTTCTACCCGATCTATCCGATCACCCTGGGCACCAGCCAGGTCGGCGAGGCCACCGTCATCACCAACCCCGGCGACGCCCCCGCGCACCCCGTGTGGACACTCGTGGGTCCGGGACGGCCGGTGGTCACGAACACGGAGACCGGGGCCGAGTGGGCCTTCGAGCGCGCACTCGAACCCGGCCAACGGGTGACCGTGGACTGCCGTCCGGTCGCGTCCGCACCCGACAGCGGGCTGACCGCCGTGGACGGCGACGGAGAGGACTGGTGGCCGCACCTGGCGGAGTGGCCGCACCTGTTCCCCCTGGAACCCGGTGAGAACCGGCTCCGGGTCGGGCTCGCCGACGCCACCGCCGAATCCACCGTCCGGGTGGCCTTCCGCCCCCGCTACCAGGCGGGGTGGTGA
- a CDS encoding transposase, whose product MDLQRITGLSPEQLTELTARVHHQLGPLTRPGGRPAAIGLYASVALVVSLHRHNLTQDLAGALFDVSQATVSRRWDLLRPLIAAALADLVPAPAATLGGSTVLVDGTLAPTLDWKTAEDMYSGKHHTTGFNLQIACTPSGDIAAVGPVPVPESRHDAHALEAGGLAAPIADLDSTLSDKGYQGHVDISPARKPPGGELSPEQEANNTVINSFRAAAERAVAHLKNWRMLQTRYRAPLAKFSEALSVIIGLYFFTRYFEAYE is encoded by the coding sequence TTGGACCTGCAGCGTATAACCGGACTGTCACCCGAACAACTCACCGAGCTCACCGCCCGCGTCCACCACCAACTGGGCCCGCTCACCCGTCCCGGCGGCAGACCCGCAGCGATCGGTCTGTACGCCTCCGTCGCCCTCGTCGTGTCCCTGCACCGACACAACCTCACCCAGGACCTGGCCGGAGCCCTCTTCGATGTCTCCCAGGCCACCGTCAGCCGCCGCTGGGACCTGCTCCGCCCCCTCATCGCCGCCGCCCTGGCCGACCTGGTCCCCGCCCCGGCCGCAACCCTAGGTGGCTCGACCGTCCTAGTCGACGGCACCCTCGCCCCCACCTTGGACTGGAAAACAGCCGAGGACATGTACTCAGGAAAACACCACACCACCGGCTTCAACCTCCAGATCGCCTGCACACCCTCGGGCGACATCGCCGCCGTCGGCCCCGTGCCCGTACCCGAATCACGCCACGACGCCCACGCCTTGGAGGCCGGCGGCCTGGCCGCCCCTATCGCCGATCTGGACAGCACCTTGAGCGACAAGGGCTACCAGGGCCACGTGGACATCTCACCCGCCCGGAAACCCCCGGGCGGCGAGCTCTCCCCGGAGCAGGAGGCCAACAACACCGTGATCAACAGCTTCCGAGCCGCCGCGGAGAGGGCCGTTGCCCATCTGAAGAACTGGCGCATGCTCCAGACCCGCTACCGCGCTCCGCTGGCCAAGTTCAGCGAGGCCCTGTCCGTGATCATCGGCCTGTACTTCTTCACTCGATACTTCGAGGCTTATGAATAA
- a CDS encoding right-handed parallel beta-helix repeat-containing protein, with protein sequence MPLPSYPPDLATEWAGLRRKVRATYTSSQRRGPLTRPGSLARLDEDGRLPAHFMPSESVLTGVHDVRSFGAVGDGTSDDTAALQAALSHVRDNGGGTVYLPGGTYSVRNPPLRIYRNTRLVLAPDAVVRRDGGRTLLTNGDRDQNLPGYGGHGNILVEGGVWDGNAVGVPRYNNILSFGHATGITVRDTVIRDVPGYHALELNAVRHARVVNLRCAGVADPEGSRSFTEGVQLDLAKASAYFGEFGPYDDTPCADVTFSGCSFTGSDTPGVGPWPRGIGSHAATLGRTHSDVRILGCHFEDCTREGVHAYVWDRVTVQGNTFLDCSGGVAVAAIIDTKPNDTRPPGWGDPTGRSQAVSDIAISGNTFTGTGSHAAVRFDGYPNGGWIDNVTLTGNTVNGSTSYGFQGRRLRGLTCVANLLTGTSLSAIRVDDSAASSVSSNTFLDTGSTGLYLVGADDTVVSANSMRRIGRNGLHVQGGERIRADGNQIGEAGQYGVRVSSGASGFTCTGNRVVSDAEGLSITNTCTQVVRYGNDLRGSGGLDDASPHPVTDPGDLV encoded by the coding sequence ATGCCGCTACCCAGCTACCCACCCGACCTGGCCACTGAGTGGGCCGGTCTGCGCAGGAAGGTACGGGCCACCTACACCTCGTCCCAGCGGCGAGGGCCCCTGACCCGGCCCGGCAGTCTGGCCCGGCTCGACGAGGACGGGAGGCTGCCCGCGCACTTCATGCCCTCGGAAAGTGTGCTCACCGGGGTTCACGACGTGCGCTCCTTCGGTGCCGTCGGTGACGGGACCAGCGACGACACGGCGGCCCTCCAGGCCGCCCTGTCCCACGTGCGGGACAATGGCGGGGGAACCGTCTACCTGCCGGGAGGGACCTACTCGGTGCGGAACCCGCCGTTGCGGATCTACCGGAACACCCGGCTGGTGCTGGCCCCGGACGCGGTCGTGCGCCGCGACGGGGGACGCACCCTGCTCACCAACGGAGACCGGGACCAGAACCTGCCCGGCTACGGCGGGCACGGGAACATCCTGGTGGAAGGGGGTGTGTGGGACGGCAACGCGGTCGGGGTGCCCAGGTACAACAACATCCTCTCCTTCGGGCACGCCACCGGGATCACCGTGCGCGACACGGTGATCCGCGACGTCCCCGGTTACCACGCGCTCGAACTCAACGCGGTCCGGCACGCCCGGGTGGTGAACCTGCGCTGTGCCGGCGTCGCCGACCCGGAGGGCAGCCGCTCCTTCACGGAGGGGGTCCAGCTGGACCTGGCCAAGGCCAGCGCCTACTTCGGGGAGTTCGGGCCCTACGACGACACCCCCTGCGCCGACGTGACGTTCTCCGGCTGTTCCTTCACCGGATCCGACACTCCGGGGGTCGGCCCCTGGCCGCGCGGGATCGGCTCCCACGCCGCCACCCTGGGCCGCACCCACAGTGACGTGCGGATCCTGGGCTGCCACTTCGAGGACTGCACCCGGGAGGGGGTGCACGCCTACGTCTGGGACCGGGTGACGGTTCAGGGCAACACCTTCCTGGACTGCTCGGGTGGGGTTGCCGTGGCCGCGATCATCGACACCAAGCCGAACGACACCCGGCCACCCGGGTGGGGCGATCCGACAGGCCGATCACAGGCGGTCTCGGACATCGCCATCAGTGGGAACACCTTCACCGGGACCGGTTCCCACGCGGCGGTGCGGTTCGATGGGTACCCGAACGGGGGCTGGATCGACAACGTCACTCTTACCGGTAACACCGTCAACGGCAGTACTTCGTACGGGTTTCAGGGGCGACGCTTGCGTGGACTGACGTGCGTGGCCAACCTGCTGACCGGGACATCTCTGTCGGCCATTCGGGTCGACGACTCGGCAGCGTCATCTGTCAGTTCGAACACCTTCCTGGATACAGGGAGTACCGGCCTGTACCTGGTCGGCGCCGATGACACGGTGGTGTCCGCGAACTCCATGAGGAGGATCGGCCGCAACGGACTGCACGTCCAGGGCGGCGAGCGGATCCGGGCTGACGGCAACCAGATCGGCGAGGCCGGCCAGTACGGAGTGCGTGTCAGCTCTGGTGCCTCAGGTTTCACCTGTACCGGCAATCGTGTGGTCAGCGACGCGGAAGGGCTGTCCATCACCAACACCTGCACGCAGGTCGTGCGCTACGGCAACGATCTGCGCGGCTCCGGAGGGCTGGACGACGCTTCCCCCCATCCAGTGACGGACCCCGGCGACCTGGTCTGA
- a CDS encoding NlpC/P60 family protein, with the protein MPLSTDEIRRWDEALRQATGSAQQLAGALEGIKQSAGSVTEGLSSVTAANQELASGLKTVQDSASQTGAEISTIGTQHTELTTLFTENGKKQQESLEQIAENTKKTQKSLAEESAKSVGTITKEFVALGALFGADGTGPFAQLATQFSTAAISVATLGEEFKKLQKADAHTQALQATGKNASQMGKSTRRAGESTGMLTGALALGAAAFGPWGLAAAGVIAVGGMVIQHFQKAAAEAEEFKEALRFEGGMGENSISHLAERMRTDDIPSLLNEAGVSTQTFTQAVAGQTEATNKLNQMQEENSDRLMEVEELLHTSTDLTWEQREALLAEADTLVEKGAALGQLSQRQSEYSEDIREGTAEGREYHELFDNLTEATSDNAAATGDMTTEQQRLTDEFNESKKAADDLRNSLDQLTGGTVDAMRAEANYHDSLRSATAAIHDNRGETDLSTKSGNDLLKEMEGLRSSTIDYMVSQREQGRTTSDLVKEYEDQRDELIELMGQYHDTEEEAADYVDTIMGTPEEIETRIRATGTGSWDVSTPSDNISLMATGGAVIGPGTGTSDDIPALLSNGEHVLTAKEVQQAGGQAGVYRLRSAIRQGYVGFASGGAVGDHDPQRFARGGAVRSQAAHAISEHTEDTRIGIQNLHQSVIAGIGNYFGSLFKRLFNSGGPVVAAARTQLGVPYSWGGGGISGPSLGFGRGANTRGFDCSSLMQYAWYQGAGVRIPRVTYDQINTGRAISRGSEAPGDLVFPHRGHVAMVTKPGQLIHAPYTGASVSHRAMYPSPLAIRRPSRLFDSGGIWGSGTVGVNESGHPERVLSPRQTRAFEHLVDGVLSGHRVPVSPGAHATADRPLVGTVNVNHVPGYSTPRDVVRALDHARRTARLARPR; encoded by the coding sequence GTGCCACTGTCCACCGACGAAATCAGAAGATGGGACGAGGCCCTACGCCAGGCCACCGGATCCGCCCAGCAGCTCGCGGGCGCTTTGGAGGGGATCAAGCAGTCCGCCGGTTCGGTCACCGAAGGCCTGTCATCGGTCACCGCGGCAAATCAGGAACTGGCCTCCGGCCTGAAGACGGTACAGGACTCGGCGAGCCAGACCGGCGCCGAGATCTCGACCATCGGGACCCAGCACACCGAGCTCACCACCCTGTTCACGGAGAACGGCAAGAAACAGCAGGAGTCTCTGGAACAGATCGCCGAGAACACCAAGAAGACCCAGAAGTCGCTCGCCGAGGAGTCCGCCAAGTCGGTGGGAACCATCACGAAAGAGTTCGTCGCCCTGGGCGCCCTGTTCGGGGCCGACGGCACGGGCCCCTTCGCTCAACTGGCCACGCAGTTCTCCACGGCGGCCATTTCGGTGGCAACCCTGGGTGAGGAGTTCAAGAAACTCCAGAAAGCGGATGCGCACACCCAAGCCCTCCAAGCGACCGGGAAAAACGCCTCGCAGATGGGGAAGAGCACAAGACGGGCAGGTGAGTCGACCGGGATGCTCACCGGCGCACTCGCACTGGGCGCCGCGGCTTTCGGTCCCTGGGGGCTCGCGGCGGCCGGGGTCATCGCTGTCGGTGGCATGGTGATCCAGCATTTCCAGAAGGCCGCAGCGGAGGCGGAGGAGTTCAAGGAAGCCCTCCGGTTCGAAGGAGGCATGGGTGAGAACTCCATCAGCCACCTCGCCGAGCGAATGCGCACGGACGACATCCCTTCCCTCCTGAACGAGGCCGGCGTCAGCACCCAGACCTTCACCCAGGCGGTGGCCGGGCAAACCGAAGCGACCAACAAGCTGAACCAGATGCAGGAGGAGAACTCAGACCGCCTCATGGAGGTGGAGGAACTTCTCCACACCTCCACGGATCTGACCTGGGAGCAGCGGGAAGCGCTGCTAGCCGAGGCTGACACCCTGGTCGAGAAGGGAGCTGCGCTCGGCCAGCTGTCCCAACGACAGAGCGAGTACTCCGAGGACATCAGGGAAGGCACGGCCGAGGGCCGGGAGTACCACGAGCTGTTCGACAACCTCACCGAGGCCACCTCCGACAATGCTGCTGCGACCGGAGACATGACCACCGAGCAGCAGAGGCTCACAGACGAGTTCAACGAATCCAAAAAGGCCGCTGACGACCTTCGCAACTCACTCGACCAACTGACCGGTGGGACCGTCGACGCGATGCGGGCCGAGGCTAATTACCATGACTCGCTTCGCTCAGCGACGGCCGCCATCCATGACAACCGCGGTGAAACTGACCTGTCCACCAAGAGCGGCAACGACCTGCTCAAGGAGATGGAAGGGCTACGCAGCTCGACCATCGACTACATGGTCTCCCAGCGGGAGCAGGGCCGGACCACGAGTGATCTGGTCAAGGAGTACGAGGACCAGCGTGACGAACTGATCGAGCTCATGGGCCAGTATCACGACACCGAGGAGGAGGCCGCCGACTACGTCGACACCATCATGGGGACCCCGGAGGAGATCGAGACCCGCATCCGCGCCACCGGCACCGGCTCATGGGATGTCAGCACTCCCAGCGACAACATCAGCTTGATGGCCACCGGCGGCGCCGTCATCGGCCCCGGAACCGGGACCAGTGACGACATCCCCGCCTTGCTCTCCAACGGTGAGCATGTGCTCACCGCCAAGGAGGTCCAGCAGGCCGGTGGCCAGGCCGGGGTCTACCGGCTGCGGTCCGCGATCCGCCAGGGTTACGTGGGCTTCGCCAGCGGCGGGGCCGTCGGTGACCACGACCCGCAGCGGTTCGCCAGGGGCGGCGCGGTCCGCAGTCAGGCGGCCCACGCCATCTCCGAACACACCGAGGACACCAGGATCGGTATCCAGAACCTGCACCAGTCGGTGATCGCGGGCATCGGCAACTACTTCGGTTCCCTGTTCAAGCGGCTCTTCAACAGCGGCGGTCCCGTGGTCGCGGCGGCCCGGACCCAGCTCGGTGTCCCCTATTCCTGGGGCGGCGGCGGGATCAGCGGGCCCTCCCTGGGCTTCGGGCGGGGCGCGAACACCCGCGGTTTCGACTGCTCCAGCCTCATGCAGTACGCCTGGTACCAGGGAGCGGGGGTTCGCATCCCGCGGGTCACCTACGACCAGATCAACACCGGCCGTGCCATCAGCAGGGGCTCCGAGGCCCCCGGCGACCTCGTGTTCCCGCACCGCGGGCACGTCGCCATGGTCACCAAGCCCGGCCAGCTAATCCACGCCCCCTACACCGGGGCCTCGGTCTCGCACCGCGCCATGTACCCGAGCCCGCTCGCGATCCGTCGGCCGAGCCGGCTGTTCGACAGCGGCGGGATCTGGGGCAGCGGCACCGTCGGGGTCAACGAGTCCGGGCACCCCGAGCGGGTCCTCTCGCCCCGGCAGACCCGTGCCTTCGAGCACCTGGTGGACGGGGTGCTCAGCGGCCACCGCGTACCGGTCTCCCCCGGCGCGCACGCCACCGCCGACCGGCCCCTGGTCGGCACCGTCAACGTCAACCACGTGCCCGGCTACTCGACGCCCCGTGACGTGGTCCGCGCCCTGGACCACGCCCGGCGGACGGCCCGACTGGCCCGGCCCAGGTAA
- a CDS encoding siphovirus ReqiPepy6 Gp37-like family protein, whose product MSLERLRVYARDPDLVNRGPLPWQNVTLDLLWSGVSSFSLTCAASDRVRERIAPGWGVIVTLDDRILLTGQIEESGPREWSADTGDLAGEGTVSVSGADDLAVVAGELAYPDPRLTAADQGEGSDRRSGAAETVVKGFVSANIGDSRTTARRGAARTREVEVAPDLGRGAQVTHSARFEPLMEVVRACSGGLGARVTQQGDRLVFDVVEPVDRSASARFSRELGNLRSMRWQRAMPTSTHVVVLAEDEEENTLVREYGDTGAAEEWRMTSRSLHSANRVEEADELDAAGAAQLADARRAPVLEAQLVDTARCAFGRDYFLGDTVALEPVPGVRFTDPVTEVRISADAGSGELEITPAIGGPPGDSADDTEQERLLRRALRRIAALERKA is encoded by the coding sequence GTGAGCCTGGAACGGCTGCGGGTGTACGCCCGCGATCCCGATCTGGTGAACCGGGGGCCGCTCCCCTGGCAGAACGTGACCCTCGACCTCCTCTGGTCGGGGGTTTCGTCGTTCTCCCTCACCTGCGCCGCCAGCGACCGGGTCCGCGAGCGGATCGCCCCCGGCTGGGGAGTGATCGTCACCCTGGACGACCGCATCCTGCTCACCGGCCAGATCGAGGAGAGCGGCCCCCGCGAGTGGTCCGCCGACACCGGTGACCTGGCCGGGGAGGGCACCGTCAGCGTGTCCGGCGCGGACGACCTCGCGGTGGTGGCGGGAGAACTCGCCTACCCCGACCCGCGACTGACCGCGGCCGACCAGGGCGAGGGCTCCGACCGCCGTTCGGGCGCGGCCGAGACCGTGGTCAAGGGGTTCGTCTCGGCCAATATCGGGGACTCCCGCACCACCGCCCGCAGGGGCGCGGCCCGCACCCGCGAGGTGGAGGTCGCCCCCGACCTGGGCCGGGGTGCGCAGGTCACCCACTCGGCCCGGTTCGAACCCCTGATGGAGGTGGTCCGGGCCTGCTCCGGCGGGCTCGGCGCGCGTGTGACCCAGCAGGGTGACCGGCTGGTCTTCGACGTGGTCGAGCCCGTGGACCGCAGCGCCTCCGCCCGGTTCTCCCGGGAACTCGGCAACCTGCGCTCGATGCGCTGGCAGCGAGCCATGCCCACCTCGACCCACGTGGTGGTGCTGGCCGAGGACGAGGAGGAGAACACCCTCGTCCGCGAGTACGGCGACACCGGGGCCGCCGAGGAGTGGCGGATGACCAGCCGGTCCCTGCACTCGGCCAACCGGGTGGAGGAGGCCGACGAACTCGACGCGGCGGGGGCCGCACAGCTGGCCGACGCCCGCCGGGCCCCCGTTCTGGAGGCCCAGCTGGTGGACACCGCCCGCTGCGCCTTCGGCCGCGACTACTTCCTCGGCGACACCGTCGCCCTGGAACCCGTGCCCGGGGTGCGCTTCACCGACCCGGTCACCGAGGTACGGATCTCGGCCGACGCCGGAAGCGGCGAGCTGGAGATCACCCCCGCCATCGGCGGTCCCCCCGGGGACTCCGCCGACGACACAGAACAGGAGCGGCTGCTCCGGCGCGCCCTGCGCCGCATCGCCGCTCTGGAAAGGAAGGCCTGA